The following DNA comes from Musa acuminata AAA Group cultivar baxijiao chromosome BXJ1-4, Cavendish_Baxijiao_AAA, whole genome shotgun sequence.
gaagaggaggagcccGGCCGCCCGCGGCTCCACTTCTTGTCCGACGCCCGCTGGCGGTGCGACGAAGCGTGGGGGCTGTACGAGGCGGAGGCGGCGCGGGGCGGCCCGTTCGACGTGGTCCACTCGGAGAGCGTGGCGCTGTTCCACCGCTGGGCCCGCGACGTGCCCAACCTGGTCGTGTCCTGGCACGGCATCTCCTTGGAGGCCCTGCACTCCGGCATCTACCAGGACCTGGCCCGCGGTCCCGACGAGCCCATGACCCCGGCATTCAACCGCAGCCTGGCGGAGTCCATCTACAAGGTGCTGAACGAGATCAGGTTCTTCCGAAGCTACGCCCACCACGTAGCCATCAGCGACAGCACCGGGGAGATGCTGCGAGATGTCTACCAGATCCCATCGGGCCGAGTCCATGTCATCCTCAACGGCGTCGACGAGGACAAATTCGCACCCGACACCCGGCTCGGCGACGCGTTCCGGGCGGAAATCGGACTGCCCGGCGGCGCAGCCTTGGTGATGGGCGTGGCGGGGCGGCTGGTCAAGGACAAGGGCCATCCGCTCCTCTTCGAAGCCTTCTCCAAGCTGCTGTCAAGGCACCCGAACGTGTATCTGGTGGTGGCCGGATCGGGGCCTTGGGCGCAGCGGTACGCCGATCTGGGGGTCAACGTCATCGCGCTCGGCCCGGTGCCACCTTCGAAGCTGAATGGGTTCTACAACTCGTTGGACGTGTTCTTGAACCCCACCCTGAGGCCGCAGGGGTTGGACTTGACGCTGATGGAGGCGATGCAGTGCGGGAAGCCGGTGGTGGCGACGAGGTTCCCGAGCATCAAGGGGACGATAGTGGTGGAGGAGGAGTTCGGGTACACGTTTTCGCCCAACGTGGAGGCGTTGCTGGAGGTGTTGGAGAAGGTGGTGGGCGAAGGGAAGGCGAGGTTGGCGCAGAGGGGGAGAGCGTGCGGGGAGTACGCCAAGTCCATGTTCACCGCCAGCAAGATGGCCTCCGCGTACGAGAGGTTGTTTCTGTGTATTAAGAACGAGACATACTGCAGGTACCCCTTGGCGTTCGATTAGATTGATTCCTTTGTTGCGACTTTATATTGCCAAGCATGCGTGTTTCGAGTTCAATTCTGAGCACACCAATTGTTTGATACAATGCGCGTGAGGCCAGCATCATCAATCTCAAGTCAGGAAGGATCGTCCATTCTTCCGAAGATCAATGGGCTCTCTTTGTTCGGTGACTCTTCCGACTCGTAGCGTGGAGGAAACTTGAGCATGCGTTCGGTACGGACTCGGAACATACCATATATTTTCGAGAAAGGAAGCCTTTTTACCCATCTCCACTCGACGACGTGTGGCGGCCGTGTAAGCAGTTGGGGATCCAAGTCAGGAAGGCCGGCAGAAGGCCTATGGCCGGCAGAGACATAGGCCTACTGCCGGCCCAGTCGGACGTCGATTTAAACAAAACACAATGTACAAGATAACATTTTCTAGAACAAACCGAACCACTTTGCTATAGgaaaataaaatcaaatcaaatcaaatcaggcCGGAATACTACGTACGGTTGCAGTCGGATTTCTAATATGGTTTTGAATTCCCAACAAATTTTAATTCCAGAAATAAGATTcagttcttatatatatatatatatatatatatatatatatctcaactgCTCATGGCCTGTGGTAAGGAAGTGGCCGAGGCTGTGGTTACGGATTCTCGTAAGGGCCTCTGCACTAGTGTTCCTCCTTCCACTTACCTCTGTGCCTTTGTTCATTTTGCTGGCCATGATTGAAAGGGCAGCCCTTCTCTCCTAACAAGTAAAGAAAGCAGGTGGATCCATCCTAGTCCGCTACCGACATTGTAGTAGGCCTTAGAGGTGGCATAGCATGGCCTTTTGCCTGCTTTATCACCCTTGTTCGTTTGTACTCtcctcttttcaaatgaatcttcgATACGCCGCGAGAATGGGAAAGAGGGTTGGCGATGCTTTGGGATCCAAGAATCCCACAGGAACTCATCAGGTGACGGTGCTCTTTACAGCTTGTAAAGCTGCACCATGCGGTGGAGGGCCTGCAGATGGGCAGTCACAGATATAGATGCGATTCGACGCTCTCTTTTTGGACTCCAACCACTATTTATTACATCTCCTTCGCCTCAGCATCCTACCAATAATATATATTCCGATTGCTTGCAGAGAATTTAGTGCCCCTGGGTGGCACCACCACCTGTCGTCGTTTCACGGCGTTGTCTTGTCTTTCTTTGGGATCGTGAGCTCAGCGCCTCGTTTCTTTTCCAGCCATCGGCTCCCCATGGAGACCGTTCTCGAGTTGATCGTGATAGCTCAATTACCGTAACGTAAGTCGAAGGACAAGCATCCCACCCAACGCGAAGCGAGAGAGGTCTTTTTCACAGGAGCGATGCAAACGACAGATGAAGAAGATGTATTGGATCATCCGAAAAGAACGGGCTTTTCCAACCCAACGAGAGAGAGCGCAGTACGAATGCACTATTAGTTCCTCGACCAGTGGAGAAGAAGTAAATGATAACAAGGATGGTCGATGAGGCCATACCAGCAGAGATCACGGGCGAGACGCGATGCCACCCACCCGCTGGTTTATTAATGAGGGGCGTGCCGTTCCATAATGCTGCGCAGGTTTGTGGGGGCACCCCCAACGGTCACGGGTTGGGAACATCTGCCAACGACCAACCGAAGAAGggaggagatgatgatgatgatgatgatgatgatgatgatgatggggaaGAAGCTAGTTTGGTATCGGTAATTGGCCGGCTGTGCATGTCTGACTCACGGATGTGTTTCTGTCGAGGAGGACGAAGACTGATATGACGGGGGTACATCGAAGAAATGCCATCTCGACTCCCATCTCCTCCGCGTTAGCACTTGCCGACGAGGAGGAAGGTGAACAACTTCACATTGGTTAGAACGGGGAGGCATCCTCCTACTCCTCTGTGTCGCTGTCACTGTACTGGAGGAGTATTTCTACGAGTGGAGCGAACAACAGGGGGCGGGTCATTTCGAAACAATGAATGCATCCAACAGGCAGGCAATTAATAGCCCACCACCCACCACCCACCAGATCTAAACCTTCAAAACCAGGCAACAGTTTTGGGGCAAGAACAGCCAGATGAAGAGGATCGGCATCATCATGTCATCTGAGAAGCAAGAAACCCAACCCAAACGAGAACCCCGACAAAGTGAGCAACTAAAACTTAACATACACCCACATCCTGAAATGAGAAAAATCTGCGGATTGTTCTTTTTATTTTAGAGAGGTGTGCTGCAGAAGCAAAAAAAACACATCAATGAACATCTTTCTTTTTCCATCTCCCCCTCCCTCCATGGTTtccaatgtttttcttttttttttttctttctttcttttcagaTATATGGAATATATACATGCAATAAATCCGAACCAGCCTCCGAACTGAATTAATAGTACAATCAAGCTTCTCAGGAAGATAATGGTTGCTCGGGACATTTGATTGATGATACTGGAGCGCCGCAAATGAAGGGAAAGAATACATGAGGAGGCCGAGGGACCAAAAATGTACAAGTAAATGGAGAAAAATGGGCTCTTTTTCTTTTGACTCCAGTTCATGCTTTGGCACAATCAATTATTTTGTAGCTCAGTCGCTGGTTTAATGGGAGCTGACATTTGTATAAAAAAAGAAAGCCGGTGGCTTGCCAGGATGTATCACAACAACCACTTGTTTCTTCTTAAAGACTGTAGTGCCTCACCGAGTTCTCCAACACCTGCTGGCTTGGGCAGATCATCTCCTTCACTCTTTTCCCATTCTTGTAGATCTTAAAAGTTGGGACTACCCTCACATTTTCTGCCACCGCAATACCAGGGCTCCGCTTGACATCAACCTTTGGTACAAGCACGCAATTAAATTAGACGACGACGGCATCAAACAAGAGGACTTATTGTGAGGCTGAAATTGTGATGCATGACTATCGATATTTACCTTGAGAAAGTTTGCAGATGGGTACCGGGTACAGAGCGCATCAACAAAAGGGGTTATCTGAATGCATTGCAGATTCGAAGAAGTCATGAAATAAACAACAGAAGCACCTGAGATAGTGAAACTTTTGATCTCAGTGGAGATATAAACTAATGGATAAGGTATGGTAGTCAATCTATGCTATCTGACGTATGTAAATGCATAAAACAGTCATATCAACTGCAGGACACCACCAAGAATTGATTCACGGGCATCAAACTTGATCAGAACAAATAcaggtagatttttttttttgtcagcaTCAGCTTCCTAGACAGTAAATCATATTAACAGGAGAAGTATGGCCTAAAAATCACATATATACCACAGAAATTATTGAAGTCACCTAAAGAAATGCAGTGGAGCTTAATTAATAGAGGGCTTATGGCACAAAATACTTAACCAGTCAAATGCAAACTGACCAGGTAATGATACTGCTGCTCGGAATTGTTCTGCGCTAGTAACCTCCTCAACTTCTCCTCCAAACTTCAAATTAGAGATCTCCTCACCACGAGATGTTTTTAA
Coding sequences within:
- the LOC103973714 gene encoding uncharacterized protein LOC103973714 yields the protein MAFPSSFHRPKKPHSNMLSLIPSFHIILLFLLTLSAVAILFLHSPSLSPCSTAAASSSSRRAFSGDLRHVDFSWNSLRLTSDRPPPTVLRIAVFSRKWPVATAPGGMERHALTLHSAIARRGHRVHVFTSAPSSGERLPEGGEEEEEPGRPRLHFLSDARWRCDEAWGLYEAEAARGGPFDVVHSESVALFHRWARDVPNLVVSWHGISLEALHSGIYQDLARGPDEPMTPAFNRSLAESIYKVLNEIRFFRSYAHHVAISDSTGEMLRDVYQIPSGRVHVILNGVDEDKFAPDTRLGDAFRAEIGLPGGAALVMGVAGRLVKDKGHPLLFEAFSKLLSRHPNVYLVVAGSGPWAQRYADLGVNVIALGPVPPSKLNGFYNSLDVFLNPTLRPQGLDLTLMEAMQCGKPVVATRFPSIKGTIVVEEEFGYTFSPNVEALLEVLEKVVGEGKARLAQRGRACGEYAKSMFTASKMASAYERLFLCIKNETYCRYPLAFD